Genomic DNA from Anaerolineales bacterium:
CGCGAGACCGTCGCTGTGTACGAGGATGTCATGCGGCGGTAGCGTCCATTCAAACACCAGAAAGGGTGGATGGGTCGTGACTGATCACCAAAACTACGAAGCCATTGAAAAAGTTCGTCAGCAAATCATGCGCCTCCGTGAACTGCTGGCAATACTGACCCAAACCGTGCGCGACGGTGAAGGGCGCTATGCCCAGCTTTTTTCGGCTTGTTCCGAGGAGGATAAGCAGCGTTTGAAGGAAAAAGACTTGCAGTGGAAAGCTGCCGAGCATCTTCTGACGAATCGCGCCGCCCTGAGCCGAACCGCCTTACACCTTCGTATAGCCACCAGAGATATATCGCGCAGTTTTGAGGAACTCTACGACATTATCGAGAGTCCCCCCGACGCACTAGACGAAATAGACAGCTAGAAAAGACTCCGCTGTCCCTACACCGCTGCACCCTCCAACACTGGGGCAAAAATCGCTACAACATCTGCCATGTTCTCCGCCTGCATCAGCCGATCTCGCATGAGGGCGGCATGGGGTGTCCCTAAGTGGTATTTTGTCAACTGCCCGCGCAGTTCATGGACGGTGCGCTGCTCGCCAATCCGCGAGGTTTCCACCGCCAACCGCGCATGGCGAAGCGCCGCCGCCGCTAAATCGAGCGCTGTTGGTGGGGGGAGGTGTTCGCCCGTCCGCATGTAATGGGCAATCTGCCGGAATATCCAGGGGTTGCCGAGCGCCCCCCGCCCAATCATGACGGCATCACACCCCGTCTGGCGGAACATCCGGGCGGCGTCCTCCGGTATCTTAACATCGCCATTCCCAATCACCGGAATCCCTACTGCCGCCTTCACCTCCCCAATAATTCCCCAGTTTGCCTGCCCGCTGAAGCCCTGCTGCGCCGTCCGCCCATGGACAGCAATGGCGCTGACGCCGGCTTGTTCCGCTGCTCGCGCAAAAGGGACGGCGGTCAAGGTGTCGTCATCCCAACCAGCGCGAACCTTCACCGTGACGGGGACATTCACCGCCCGCACTACCGCCTCAACCACCGCCGCCGCCGTGCAAACATCACGCAAGAGCGCCGCACCTGCGCCCGTCTTGGCAACCTTTGGCACCCAACAACCCATGTTGATATCCACAATGTCCGCGCCCAGATCGACCACGAAGCGTGCCGCCTCTGCCATAATGACTGGATCAGCCCCGTAGAGTTGGACGGCGAACGGGCTTTCTGTGGGATGCCAATCGAGCATGTCGTTCGTTTTTTTGCTTTTGTAATGGATTGCCTGCGAACTGATCAGTTCGGTACAGACCAAGCCGCAGTCGCCCATCTCCCGACAGAGGGCGCGGAGGGGGTATGCCGTCTGCCCTGCCATGGGGGCAAGCGTCAGCGGCATTTGAATCTGAACAGCCCCAATGGTGAAAGGGGCAAAGGGGGTCAATAGGGAGAAAGGAGTCACTGTCATGTCCTGAATACCATCACCTTATGCTGTTAGGTGAACACCGTTAAGATTTATGGTTAAAATATCCATCATTCCCTTAACGGTGCAAACCGAACGATGGCAGAGGCGCATCGGGCTTAGGGCGAGTTCCGCCACAAGAAGCGGTTTAGGCGGAATTCCAGCAAGCGAAAGCCAATGCGTTGGTAGGTGCGAATGCCCATCTCGGAAGCGAATAAGACACCGTAACGGTAGCCCTCGGCACGCGCTTCCAGCAGCGGCTTGAGCGTAATCGCCCCGCCAATGCCCTTGCCGCGTGCCTCGGCAATGGTTCCCACCCCATAAACAGCAGCAACTCCAGCCCCATTAAAGAGGATGTTGGAAGCAACGGGCTTGCCATCTAGCTTGCCAATAAAGATGCGCCAGGGGGTGCGCCCGATCCCAATATGGAGGGTGGCATCTACCCATGCTTGTCCTGCCCATTCGGGTATTTCGTAACTTTCGAGGAACACCTTTTTGAAAGCGTACAGGGCGGTTTCGTCCTGCACTTCCTCAATGACAAACCCTGATGGGACTTGGGTAAGGGCGTCTTCGTTCATCTGACGAAGGTCGGCAGCCATGCCCGGTGCGCCCAAACTGGTCGATTTGATCCCCGGCGCCAGCGCCTCCATCTGCGCTTCCATCGAGAGTAAGCCGCGCCCTGTCAAACGCAGACCCAAATCGCCTGGGGTGGTTAGGGAGCTTGTCCACCAAAAGAAGAAGGGGGCATTTCGCGCCTTGAACCACGCAATCGTTTCGTCAATGGCGCGGTCAGCCTGATCCGCATTGAGGCGTGTTCCCCAAACACCCTTAAACATGGGATTTGTGGGAGCGCTGAAATGACGACAAAGCACCTCTGATTCGTCTAGCTGCCCTTCAGGTAGGTTAACAGCCATTGCCCGAAAGAGATCATAGAGATTTTCCTCAACGGCAGCCGAAAGTTCGGCGTCTGAGGGGGAGGCTAGGATTGTATGTGTAGGCATTACTTTAGTTTATCCTTGCCTTTTTCTATGCCTAAAACTGAGTGTTTTTGTGAATGTTTTGGCAATCGAACTGTCTATCGATTGCTGTGCGACATGGGAAAAGTATAATACCAAAACGAGAGGGAGAGGGGGCTTCCCCCTCAAACCCCTCTTTAGATTTAGAATCCCTACCCCTCCCTCTTCCTTTACCTGTGGGCGAAGGGAAAGGGTCGGACGACTTTTTCCTTCAAGCCCCGCAGAGGTAGTTGATCTCACCCCGGCGCTTTGGCAGGGGGTCACTCGATGCGATTCACCGCGTAGTGCTGTTGCAAACTGCGCACCCGCAGAGGCTTCCGCCGGAGGGCGGTGATCCCCAACACAGATGCTTGTGCCGCCGTCAGGGTGGTGATGATCGGGATGCGGAAACGGTAGGCAGCGTTCCGAATGGCGATTCCATCATCGTGGCTTTGCCCTCCATACGAGGTGTTGATCACAATGTGGATGCGCCCATCGCGGATCATATCCAAGATCGCCGTTGAGCCTTCGCTCACCTTCCCCACAGACTCAACGGGCAAGCCGACTTGGGTGAAGTAAGCCGCCGTCCCTTTGGTGGCAATGATCGTGAAGCCCATCCGGTGAAGATCGCGGGCGATCTTCGCGGCGGCGCTTTTATCAAAATCGTTCACCGTGATCAGCGCTGCGCCTGAGATGGGGAGAGTCATATCCGCCGCGATCTGCGCTTTGGCAAAGGCATGTCCAAACGACGAGGCGTGACCCATCACCTCGCCCGTGCTGCGCATTTCAGGACCCAAGCGAGCATCGGCGCCGGTGAGCTTGCGGAAGGGCAGCACTGCCTCTTTGACAAAAAAGCCATCAATGAGCGGCTCACGGGTAAAGCCAATCTCGGCAAGCGTCCGTCCGGCGGCAATCATCGCCGCATAGCGAGCAAGGGGGATGTTCGTCGCCTTGCTGACGAACGGTGTCGTCCGGCTGGCGCGGGGATTCACCTCTAGGACGTAAACGACATCCGATTTGATTGCCAACTGAATGTTGAACAAGCCGCGCACGCCCAACGCCAAGCCGATCCGCTCGGTGTATTCGCGGATTTGATCAAGGTAGTAGTAGCTGATTTTGTAGGGGGGCAGCACACAGGCGCTATCGCCGGAGTGAATCCCCGCTTCCTCAATATGCTGCATGATCCCGCCAATGACGACGCGTTCCCCATCACACAGAGCGTCTACATCCACCTCAAAGGCATCGTCAAGGAATTCATCGATGAGGACGGGTTTTCCATCCCACTCAATCTCATCCTGCGCCAAGACCGCATCCAACGCCGGACGGTCAAAACAGATTGCCATACCTCGCCCGCCGAGGACATAACTGGGGCGCACCAAGACGGGGTAGCCAATCCGTTCGGCGGCGGCGGTCAGTTCTTCTTTGCTCTGCGCGGTAAAGCCAAGCGGCTGCGGAATATCCATGCGGCTCATGAAGGTGTTGAACAGGTTGCGATCTTCGGCGCGTTCGATTGCCTCAATGGGCGTTCCCCAGATTGGCACACCAGCATCGTGCAGTTGGCGGGCAATGTTCAGCGGGGTTTGCCCACCAAAGCCGACCAGCACGCCGACGGGTTTTTCTTTCTCGATGACGTTCATCACATGCTCGAAGGTGAGCGGTTCAAAATAGAGCCGATCTGCCGTGTCGTAATCGGTGCTGACCGTCTCCGGGTTGCAGTTAATCATGATCGTCTCGTAGCCGAGATCGCGCAGGGCGAAGCAGGCATGGACACAACAATAATCGAACTCAATCCCTTGCCCAATGCGGTTTGGTCCGCCGCCTAAAATGATCACCTTCTGGCGTTCGGTGGGGGCGGCTTCGCAATCGCGTTCGTAGGTGCTGTAGAGGTAGGGGGTGAATGCCTCAAACTCCGCCGCGCAGGTATCGACGCGGTAGAAATTGGCGACGGCATGGGGCAGGCGCAGACGGCGGATAGTCTGTTCATCGGTCTTGAGGACTGCCGCCAAAAAGCGATCTGAAAAGCCGAGTTCTTTGTACCGCCGCCATTCCGTCGCGATGAGCGATTCCGCCGTTCGTGCGGCTGATTCCAAGGCCGTCCGTGCCGTTTCAATCGCCGCTAACTGCTGGACAAACCACGCATCGTATCCGGTCAAGCGGCTGATGGTCGCTTCGTCCGTCCCATTGCGGAGCATAAGGGCAACCTGTTGAAGGCGCTGCGCCGTTGGCGTGGCGATCTCGGCAAGAGGAACGTTGTAGGCAGCATCGTTGGGTTTTGCCCCAAAGCCAAAAACGCCGATCTCTAAACTGCTGATTGCCTTTTGGAGCGCTTCAGGGAAGGTGCGTCCAATCGCCATGACTTCCCCAATTGCTTTCATTTGGGGTCCGAGGGTGTTATCTGTCCCCCGAAACTTTTCAAAGTTCCAGCGGGGAATCTTCACCACGACGTAATCTAGAGAGGGTTCAAAACTTGCCTTTGTCTTGCGGGTGATGTCGTTGGTGATCTCATCAAGCGTGTAGCCAACGGCAACCAACGCGGCAATCTTGGCAATGGGGAAGCCCGTCGCTTTGCTTGCCAACGCCGAGGAGCGCGACACACGGGGGTTCATCTCGACAATCAAGACCTCACCCGTCGCCGGATTGATGGCGAACTGTACATTTGCCCCGCCCGTCTCCAGTCCTACACGGCGGATGATCAGCCGTGCCATATCGCGCAGGCGCTGCATCTCGCGGTCTGTGAGGGTTTGGATGGGGGCAACAGTGATGCTATCCCCGGTGTGGACGCCCATCGCATCAAGGTTTTCGATAGAGCAGACGACGACGAAGTTATCCTTCCTGTCGCGCATGATCTCCAGCTCATATTCCTTCCAGCCGACGACAGATTGATCGACCAAAATTTGGTGGATGGGGCTTTCGACCAGCCCAATATCGGCAAGGCGGTGCAGGTCTGCGGCGTTTTCGGCAATCCCGCTGCCTGTCCCGCCTAAGGTGAAGGACGCCCGCACCAAGACGGGGTAACCCACCCCCTCGGCAAACGCCAAGGCCTCCTCAACGCTTGTCACAGCGCGGCTGGCGGGCATGTTCAAGCCGATTTCCGCTATTGCCCCTCGAAAGCGATCTCGATCTTCGGCAATATCAATCGCTTCCGCCGTCGCCCCGATCATCTCGATTCCATAGGTATTGAGTGTTCCATCACGAAAGAGCGCCATTGCCAGATTTAGCCCCGTTTGCCCGCCCATTGTGGGGAGGATGGCGTCTGGCTTTTCTTGTTCGATGATCAGGCGTAAAACATCGGGGGTGAGCGGTTCAATGTAGGTGACATCGGCAAAATCGGGATCGGTCATGATCGTTGCCGGATTGCTGTTGATCAAAATGACACGGTAGCCTTCGCGCCGGAGTGCTTTGCACGCCTGTACCCCACTGTAGTCAAACTCGCAGCCTTGCCCGATCACAATCGGACCTGAACCGATCACAAGGATCGTGTGAATGTCTGTACGTTTTGGCATTGCCCCTCAAGCGTCTAACCCAACCTAAAACCCGATCCCTTAGGATAACGCAAAGCGGGGGAAAAATCCGCTCCCATTTGATCGGCACATTTGTGCATGGTACACTATGTACGTCGTTTCACAAATACAACTTTTCGCGCACAATGCGCAGCATTTAACGAACGAAACGTTCCCCAACCCGAAACGAACCATCACATGGTAAAGGCAAAAGCATATGGCCACGCCAACGAAATTTGCTGATATTCCCGATATTGTGATCGGGCGCTTGCCGATTTACCTCCGGGCACTGACGCAGATGCAGAGCGCCGGACAGCAGATTACCTCGTCCCACGAATTAGGGCAGCGGCTTGGCATTAGCTCAGCACAAATCCGCAAAGACCTCTCCCACTTTGGGGAATTTGGCAAACAAGGGACGGGCTACCAGATCACCCATCTGATTGCCCAATTAAAACAGATTTTGCAGGTGAATCATGAGTGGGGGATGGTGATCGTTGGGGCAGGTGATCTGGGGCGGGCGCTGGCACACTATCGGGGTTTTGCCGCACGCGGGTTTCGCGTTGTGGGTGTCTTTGATAACGACCCAACGAAGCTGGGGACAGGCAACAGCGAATGGCAAGTGATGCCCATTGACAGCATGGCGGAGTTTGTGCGAAGGCACAAGATCAAGATTGCTATGCTTGCCGTCCCTGCCGAAAGCGCTCAAGCGGTATGCGATACATTGATTGAGTCGGGGGTTCGCGCCATTTTGAATTACGCGCCGATTACGCTCGTCGTGCCGTCCGATGCCTACGTGGAGTACATCGATCCGGTGATGCACCTGCAACACATGACCTACTACCTGAAGCCAGATTAGCCCTTCGTTCCAAATGGGATTAGGCTTTAGGCGTGAGTGTGTCCGTCAAAGGGATAGAAGAAATGATAAGAGTTATTATCGGAAAAAGCGTCAAGCCCGATGTGGGGGAGATGCTGGCGATCAACACCGATCTCGCCCATCAGGTGCTTGTTGAATTCATCCGCGATGCGGTGAGGAAAGTGGGATTCTCCAAAGCAGTGATCGGGCTTTCAGGGGGAATTGATTCGGCGCTTTCGGCGGCGTTGGCGGTGGAGGCGCTTGGGGCGGAAAATGTCCTGTGTATACGGATGCCCTATAAGACCTCCTCGGAGGGCAGCCTGATCGATGCCCAGACATTGATTGACCAACTGGGGACGCCTGCTGACACAGTGGATATTTCGCCTATGGTCGATCCCTTGATCGCCCGCTTTTCCGATATGGACGGGCTGCGGAAGGGCAATATCATGGCGCGGATGCGGATGATCGTCCTCTACGATCAATCCGCTGCATGGCGAGGGTTGGTCATTGGGACAAGCAACAAAACCGAGGCACTCCTCGGCTACACCACACTTTATGGCGACAGCGCCGCCGCCCTTCAACCGATTGAGGATTTGTACAAGACCCAGATTCGGCAGCTTTCCGCGGCGATGAACATCCCTGCCTCTATTCTGACGAAACCCCCCTCGGCGGATTTATGGTTAGGGCAAACCGATGAGGGTGAGCTTGGCTACACCTATGCTGAAGTGGATAAGGTTCTCTATTTGCTGGTTGAGGGACGTTACAGCGTGGAGGAGATAGCCGAACAGGGCTATGATCAAGCGTTCGTGGCGAAGGTGTGGCGGCGGGTACGGCTGAATCATTTCAAGCGGACGATGCCGAATGTGGCAAAGCTAAGCCGCCGCAGCATTGGGCATGATTTTCTCTATATGCGTGATTGGTCGGGGTGATTTGCCCACAAGAAGATTGCCCTGTTGGGTGATGATTGTTTGTTGAAAGGATTTTTTCTGATGAAACGGCTTGCTTTGATTCTTGTTCTGCTGTGCGCGGTGTGTGTCTTAGGCGTTGTCCCTGTTGCCCGCGCCGATGATCCAACCTCGTTCGTAACGACGGAGATTGTTATCCCTGCACCGGATGCCGAGGGTCCGACCTACTTAAAAATCACCGTCCAGATGGATGCCCCACCTCGCGCTCGTTTTCGGATGGAATTTCCCAATTTGATTGATGGCGACGGGGTGAATGGTTTCAACACGGCGATCAATGGGTTGATCACGGAATCATTCAGCGCGTTTAGCCAGAGTCTGGCCGAAAACGACACCAACATCCCACTGACAGATGTTTCCAGCGGCAGTTTTTTCCAATTGACAACGGAGAATCTGTATTGGGCGGCTGATCTGCTCAGTGTCAAACTCACTTTTGGCTACTACTATGCGGGGGCAGCGCACCCTTCCAGTTTTAGCCGTACCCTCACCTATAGCCAAACGCTGGACAAAGCGTTGGCGCTGAGTGATCTATTCATCGCCAAGAGTGATTACCTTCAGCAGATAGCTGCGTTTTGCCAAAATGATCTCAAGGCACAGGATTTCTTAGTGTTTCCCGATGGGGCAGAACCCAAAGCGGAAAATTACCGGAGTTGGAATCTGACGGGGGAGGGGCTGCAAATTAACTTTGACGACTATCAGGTTGCACCGCACGCGGTGGGTCCGTTGACGGTGGTGATTCCCTACTTTGACTTGGCGCAGATGGGGATTGTCGATCCTGAGGGACCCATTGGGACATTTGTTCAATAATCACAGCGCCCATCGTTAACACTCTCTCTGGCAAAGAGAGGGGCAATCAGAACGCCTAAATACGCCTCGCCCCTCTCCACAATGGAGAGGGGAAATGAATTTTCTCTGCCGCACCTGTATTCTGTTTTAAGCCCCAATAGAGCGGATCACCCCCAGCACGGTGACCTTAAGTCCTGCGCCCTCCAGACAAACCCCGTCCACCCATTCTCGTCCCATTTCAAACCGCCCTCGTTTCATGTTCCCGCAAATCATTGCCGGTTGGTACAATGTTCCTAAAGACCTGTTTTTTGTCTTTTGAAAGTAGGGTTTATGCCTTTTGATGTATCTGAGCATTTGAAAACGCTGATCACGCTCCACGCGCCGTCGGGATTTGAAATGCCCGTCGCCCAGGCATTGCGTGAGGCGTGGACACCTTATGCCGACTCGCTGACGATAAGCCCTTTAGGGGCGCTGACCGCTCTACGGCGCGGCACACAGACAGAGACGGCGGAAACGCCGCGTCGCCGTGTGTTGATCACCGCCCACATGGATGAGATCGGGATGCTTGTCCGCAAGGTGCGCGATGGTTTTCTACAGGTCGTCTCCTTAGGGGGTATTGACCCAAGCACGCTGCCTGGGAGTTCCGTCCTCGTTCACGGACGGCAGACGCTTCCAGCGGTGATCGGTGCGCCACCGTCATGGGCGCTCCCCATCGATGCCCGCAAACGTTTTCCCACCCTTGATGAACTGTACATCGACACGGGGCTACCGGCGGCGGACGTCGCAGCGCTGGTGCGAATTGGTGATCTGGTCACCCTTGAACAGACGCCATTTTCGCTTGGGGAAAACCTTTTGAGCGGTAAGGCAATGGATGATCGCGCCTGCCTTGCGGCGATCACTGTGATGCTCGATCACCTTTCGCGCCGCTTGCATGAATGGGATGTCCTTGCCGTTGCTGCCGTTCAGGAGGAAGTTGGGGCAAATGCGATGGTGGTGGAAACCGCCCATCTAAAACCGGATATTGGGATTGCCCTTGATGTCACCTTTGCCACCCAACCTGGGGTCATTGGGGAGGGGGCATTCAAGCTAGGTGCGGGTGTGCCGATCAGCTTGGGGGCAAACTTTCATCCCGCCCTATACGAAGCGATCCGAGAGGCGGCAAAGCGCCTAGAGATGGAACTGCCCGTAGACCCTCTGCCTATGCACAGCGGAACGGATGCGTGGGACGTACAGGTTGCCGGAGAGGGCGTCCCAACGGCGCTGTTAAACCTCCCCATTCGGAACATGCACACGGCAATTGAAACTGTTCATCTGACCGATGTGACGCGCTTGGGGCGCTTACTGGCAGAATTCGTCTGCGGGCTAACGCCTGAGTTTATGGCGACCATCGTTTGGGAAAAAGCGAAAGAAGAAAACCCCTCATGAGCGACCTAAAAACGCATCTCAAGGCGCTTTCCGAAGCGCTTGCCGTGAGTGGGGACGAGGCGGAAGTACGCACCTTGATCCGCGAGTGGATCACGCCCCATGTCGATTCCTACACGATTGACGCACTGGGCAACCTGACAGCAGTGAAAAAAGGGACGGGCGACTCAGCGCTAAAGGTGATGATCGCCGCTCATATGGACGAGACAGGCTTCATGGTCACAAGCTGCGATGCTGGACTCTGCGATGTGAAACCCATAGGCGGGCATGACATGCGTTTTGCCGCAGCGAAGCGGGTTGCTGTGAGTGGTGCGAAAACACCGGGTGTCATCCTGCATGTGCCGATTCATAAAACACATGGGGAGGGAAGCCCACCTGACCCCGATGGAATTACGGTGGATTTGGGATCGGGAAGCGCGAAGGCGGGAGACCGAATCGCTTTTGTGGGCGATTATGCGGAACTTGGCGAGACGGTGATCCGAGGGAAGGCGTTTGAAAGCCGTGCCGGATGCGCCATCTTGCTTGAACTACTGGCGGGTGAGCCACTGCCCGTTGATCTGATCGCCGCTTTCACCGTTCAGGCACACGTTTATGGACGGGGGGCAAAGGTGGCAACACAACGTTACCGCCCTGATGCAGCGATCATCCTGCGGGGATCGGCATGTAACGATTTTCCCGCCGAGGAAGACGCCACGCCGGATGATGAGAACGCCCCCCGTCTGCGGCTTGGGGGGGGCGTTATCTTGGTGGGAAAAGAGAGTTGGATCATCACTAGCCGCCCACTGGGAACACACCTTCGCCAAACGGCGCTCACAAACGGGATCGCTGTTCAAGCGGAGGCAGCCCACACGACTTTTAGTGAGATTCAAAGCGTTGCCAACAGCCCAACAGGGACGCCCACGATGGCCGTAGCAATTCCCATTCGCTATCCGCAGAGTCCAAACGGCTTGATCGACAGCCGTGATATGGACGCTGCTGTTCACCTTTTGCGTACCGCCCTTCGCACGTTGACCGCCGAGTCCTTGAAAGAGTAACCCAATGACGATTGATCTTAACTTAATTCGCAGCCTTGTCGAAGCGTGGGGTCCCTCTGGACGGGAACAAGGCGTGCGGGCATTGATTGAAGGCTATGTGAGCGACCTTGCTGATGAAATGCGGGTGGATACCGCCGGAAACCTAATCTGTCGGATGGGACGGGCGGGCGAAGGCGGCAAGAAGATTATGGTTGCCGCCCATATGGACGAGATCGGGATGATTATCAGCCATGTCGATAGCAAAGGCTTTGCCCGCTTTGTGAATGTTGGCGGCTTGTTGACGAACACCCTGCACGGAAACCGTGTCCGTCATGAAAACGGGATGATCGGTGTGATCGGCTTGGACGATGGCTTGAACTTCGGACGGATCACCGTCCCTCCCCTCGCTGAATTTTTCATCGATTTCAGTGATGGGTCGGGCGTACCACAGGTACAGGTTGGGGACATGGCGACGCTCTGGCGAACGATGGATGTCAATGGGACACGGGTGATCGCCAAAAGTTTGGATGACCGCATCGGCTGTGTTGTAGCAATTCAAGCGATGCGGGCGTTGAAAGGAAAGACCGTCCCCAATGAACTTTACTTCGTCTTTACCACCCAAGAGGAAGTGGGGATTCGTGGGGCGCGGGTGGGGGCATTTGGGATCATGCCTGATTTGGGCATTGCCCTTGACGTGACAAGCTGTGGACACCTGCCTAAGCAAGGGCGCGGCTCATCAGCGCGGATGGGTGGTGGTGCATCAATCAAGGTCTTTGACGTGGGGCATATTGTCCCCGTCTCCGTGCGTGATTTGTTCATTCGCCGTGCCGAAGAAGGGGGCATCCCCTATCAATTGGAAGTGCTGACCGTTGGTTCAACGGATGCAGCGGCAATTCAGGTGACGGGTGGGGGTGTTCCCAGTGGGACGATCTCGATTCCCTCGCGCTTT
This window encodes:
- the dusB gene encoding tRNA dihydrouridine synthase DusB, with protein sequence MTVTPFSLLTPFAPFTIGAVQIQMPLTLAPMAGQTAYPLRALCREMGDCGLVCTELISSQAIHYKSKKTNDMLDWHPTESPFAVQLYGADPVIMAEAARFVVDLGADIVDINMGCWVPKVAKTGAGAALLRDVCTAAAVVEAVVRAVNVPVTVKVRAGWDDDTLTAVPFARAAEQAGVSAIAVHGRTAQQGFSGQANWGIIGEVKAAVGIPVIGNGDVKIPEDAARMFRQTGCDAVMIGRGALGNPWIFRQIAHYMRTGEHLPPPTALDLAAAALRHARLAVETSRIGEQRTVHELRGQLTKYHLGTPHAALMRDRLMQAENMADVVAIFAPVLEGAAV
- the carB gene encoding carbamoyl-phosphate synthase large subunit — protein: MPKRTDIHTILVIGSGPIVIGQGCEFDYSGVQACKALRREGYRVILINSNPATIMTDPDFADVTYIEPLTPDVLRLIIEQEKPDAILPTMGGQTGLNLAMALFRDGTLNTYGIEMIGATAEAIDIAEDRDRFRGAIAEIGLNMPASRAVTSVEEALAFAEGVGYPVLVRASFTLGGTGSGIAENAADLHRLADIGLVESPIHQILVDQSVVGWKEYELEIMRDRKDNFVVVCSIENLDAMGVHTGDSITVAPIQTLTDREMQRLRDMARLIIRRVGLETGGANVQFAINPATGEVLIVEMNPRVSRSSALASKATGFPIAKIAALVAVGYTLDEITNDITRKTKASFEPSLDYVVVKIPRWNFEKFRGTDNTLGPQMKAIGEVMAIGRTFPEALQKAISSLEIGVFGFGAKPNDAAYNVPLAEIATPTAQRLQQVALMLRNGTDEATISRLTGYDAWFVQQLAAIETARTALESAARTAESLIATEWRRYKELGFSDRFLAAVLKTDEQTIRRLRLPHAVANFYRVDTCAAEFEAFTPYLYSTYERDCEAAPTERQKVIILGGGPNRIGQGIEFDYCCVHACFALRDLGYETIMINCNPETVSTDYDTADRLYFEPLTFEHVMNVIEKEKPVGVLVGFGGQTPLNIARQLHDAGVPIWGTPIEAIERAEDRNLFNTFMSRMDIPQPLGFTAQSKEELTAAAERIGYPVLVRPSYVLGGRGMAICFDRPALDAVLAQDEIEWDGKPVLIDEFLDDAFEVDVDALCDGERVVIGGIMQHIEEAGIHSGDSACVLPPYKISYYYLDQIREYTERIGLALGVRGLFNIQLAIKSDVVYVLEVNPRASRTTPFVSKATNIPLARYAAMIAAGRTLAEIGFTREPLIDGFFVKEAVLPFRKLTGADARLGPEMRSTGEVMGHASSFGHAFAKAQIAADMTLPISGAALITVNDFDKSAAAKIARDLHRMGFTIIATKGTAAYFTQVGLPVESVGKVSEGSTAILDMIRDGRIHIVINTSYGGQSHDDGIAIRNAAYRFRIPIITTLTAAQASVLGITALRRKPLRVRSLQQHYAVNRIE
- a CDS encoding redox-sensing transcriptional repressor Rex, whose amino-acid sequence is MATPTKFADIPDIVIGRLPIYLRALTQMQSAGQQITSSHELGQRLGISSAQIRKDLSHFGEFGKQGTGYQITHLIAQLKQILQVNHEWGMVIVGAGDLGRALAHYRGFAARGFRVVGVFDNDPTKLGTGNSEWQVMPIDSMAEFVRRHKIKIAMLAVPAESAQAVCDTLIESGVRAILNYAPITLVVPSDAYVEYIDPVMHLQHMTYYLKPD
- a CDS encoding NAD+ synthase, translated to MLAINTDLAHQVLVEFIRDAVRKVGFSKAVIGLSGGIDSALSAALAVEALGAENVLCIRMPYKTSSEGSLIDAQTLIDQLGTPADTVDISPMVDPLIARFSDMDGLRKGNIMARMRMIVLYDQSAAWRGLVIGTSNKTEALLGYTTLYGDSAAALQPIEDLYKTQIRQLSAAMNIPASILTKPPSADLWLGQTDEGELGYTYAEVDKVLYLLVEGRYSVEEIAEQGYDQAFVAKVWRRVRLNHFKRTMPNVAKLSRRSIGHDFLYMRDWSG
- a CDS encoding DUF3298 domain-containing protein produces the protein MKRLALILVLLCAVCVLGVVPVARADDPTSFVTTEIVIPAPDAEGPTYLKITVQMDAPPRARFRMEFPNLIDGDGVNGFNTAINGLITESFSAFSQSLAENDTNIPLTDVSSGSFFQLTTENLYWAADLLSVKLTFGYYYAGAAHPSSFSRTLTYSQTLDKALALSDLFIAKSDYLQQIAAFCQNDLKAQDFLVFPDGAEPKAENYRSWNLTGEGLQINFDDYQVAPHAVGPLTVVIPYFDLAQMGIVDPEGPIGTFVQ
- a CDS encoding M20/M25/M40 family metallo-hydrolase, encoding MPFDVSEHLKTLITLHAPSGFEMPVAQALREAWTPYADSLTISPLGALTALRRGTQTETAETPRRRVLITAHMDEIGMLVRKVRDGFLQVVSLGGIDPSTLPGSSVLVHGRQTLPAVIGAPPSWALPIDARKRFPTLDELYIDTGLPAADVAALVRIGDLVTLEQTPFSLGENLLSGKAMDDRACLAAITVMLDHLSRRLHEWDVLAVAAVQEEVGANAMVVETAHLKPDIGIALDVTFATQPGVIGEGAFKLGAGVPISLGANFHPALYEAIREAAKRLEMELPVDPLPMHSGTDAWDVQVAGEGVPTALLNLPIRNMHTAIETVHLTDVTRLGRLLAEFVCGLTPEFMATIVWEKAKEENPS
- a CDS encoding M20/M25/M40 family metallo-hydrolase, with amino-acid sequence MTIDLNLIRSLVEAWGPSGREQGVRALIEGYVSDLADEMRVDTAGNLICRMGRAGEGGKKIMVAAHMDEIGMIISHVDSKGFARFVNVGGLLTNTLHGNRVRHENGMIGVIGLDDGLNFGRITVPPLAEFFIDFSDGSGVPQVQVGDMATLWRTMDVNGTRVIAKSLDDRIGCVVAIQAMRALKGKTVPNELYFVFTTQEEVGIRGARVGAFGIMPDLGIALDVTSCGHLPKQGRGSSARMGGGASIKVFDVGHIVPVSVRDLFIRRAEEGGIPYQLEVLTVGSTDAAAIQVTGGGVPSGTISIPSRFVHTTSETVDVRDVQACVDLLVAVTANPI